Proteins found in one Bacillota bacterium genomic segment:
- a CDS encoding 4Fe-4S dicluster domain-containing protein: MKTSAGDCTGCRLCENVCAFSHHGVFQPSLSRVKVSRRDMGQDKPVICKNCPKPRCVEACDVGAITVGSELGGYVLIDLTSCTGCGQCVKACPFDAIWLDDRGMPYKCDFCLGEVKCVKRCPTSALFWTGGEG; encoded by the coding sequence ATGAAGACAAGTGCCGGTGACTGCACCGGCTGCAGGCTATGTGAGAACGTCTGCGCCTTCTCTCACCACGGTGTGTTTCAGCCGAGCCTGTCCCGGGTGAAGGTGTCCAGGAGGGATATGGGCCAGGACAAGCCCGTGATATGCAAGAACTGCCCGAAGCCCCGCTGCGTCGAGGCTTGCGACGTGGGAGCTATCACTGTCGGCTCGGAGCTCGGGGGGTATGTCCTCATAGACTTGACCTCCTGCACAGGATGCGGCCAATGCGTCAAGGCATGCCCCTTTGATGCTATCTGGCTGGATGACAGGGGAATGCCCTACAAGTGCGATTTCTGCCTGGGGGAGGTAAAGTGCGTGAAGCGCTGTCCCACTTCAGCCCTGTTCTGGACCGGGGGTGAAGGCTAA
- a CDS encoding dihydroorotate dehydrogenase electron transfer subunit — protein MFVTGTIIGRQETTPGYVTLAVSAPEIARAASPGQFVMVRGWEGFDPLLPRPFSFHRLHPARGSFHLLVRIAGKATSLMAAWSPGHSVSLLGPLGTGFTLPRKGASAAIVTRGAGVAPMVALAERLKARGVGVKAFMSARSRTSMVCYETMCRLAQSVEVTSDDGSMGPPGLVTDFLERHIGTQCVDVVYVCGSRRLARAVSRLQKVHGFSAFVSLEEHMACGVGACKGCVVGVAEAGSGLTYRRVCREGPLFPLEILCLE, from the coding sequence GTGTTCGTCACAGGTACAATCATTGGACGCCAAGAGACCACGCCCGGGTATGTTACACTGGCAGTGTCCGCTCCAGAGATTGCAAGGGCAGCTTCGCCCGGCCAATTCGTGATGGTACGGGGATGGGAAGGCTTTGATCCGCTGTTGCCGAGACCCTTCAGTTTCCACCGACTCCATCCCGCCCGTGGTTCCTTCCATCTCTTGGTCAGGATTGCAGGAAAGGCCACCAGCCTCATGGCGGCCTGGTCGCCCGGCCACAGCGTGTCTCTCCTCGGTCCCCTGGGGACGGGGTTTACCCTTCCACGGAAGGGCGCTTCAGCAGCCATCGTGACCCGGGGCGCGGGCGTTGCCCCCATGGTGGCGCTGGCTGAAAGACTCAAGGCCCGCGGGGTTGGGGTGAAGGCCTTCATGTCAGCCAGGAGCCGCACATCCATGGTGTGCTACGAGACCATGTGCCGTCTTGCCCAGTCCGTGGAGGTTACGAGCGATGACGGGTCCATGGGACCCCCTGGCCTGGTGACGGACTTCCTGGAGAGACACATCGGGACCCAGTGCGTTGATGTGGTGTACGTGTGTGGTTCCAGAAGACTCGCAAGAGCTGTCTCCAGGCTGCAGAAGGTTCACGGGTTCAGTGCGTTCGTATCCCTGGAGGAGCACATGGCCTGCGGAGTAGGGGCATGCAAGGGATGCGTAGTTGGGGTTGCTGAGGCCGGCTCCGGCCTCACCTACCGGAGGGTCTGCCGGGAGGGGCCTTTATTCCCCCTGGAGATCCTCTGCCTGGAGTGA
- a CDS encoding dihydroorotate dehydrogenase yields the protein MADLTACLGRLRLKNPVMPASGTFCCFEDNPGAIDPGSLGAVVTKTVTLVPRPGNPPPRLLETACGLLNTVGLPSPGIGAFLSEELPRLRMIGTALIVSIAGERMREYAELAVRLGQERGVAALELNLSCPNVEKGLNFSSDARMLAQVVTAVRRETTLPVIAKLSPNVASIVEMARTAADAGADAVSAVNTFQGMAVDVLKRRPVFHNIHGGLSGPAIKPLALKAVWDIYRGTSIPIIGMGGISTPDDALEFLLAGASAVAIGTANFFNPLTMAQVIEGIQDYLEEGGFASLGDITGLAHDDFGGGGDTHRVRHEDKCR from the coding sequence ATGGCTGACCTCACCGCCTGCCTAGGCAGGCTCAGGCTCAAGAACCCGGTCATGCCGGCATCGGGGACCTTCTGCTGCTTCGAGGATAATCCCGGTGCCATTGACCCAGGAAGTCTCGGCGCGGTGGTGACTAAGACCGTTACCCTTGTTCCCAGGCCAGGCAATCCCCCACCCAGACTTCTTGAGACGGCCTGCGGCCTTCTGAACACTGTTGGCCTGCCGTCCCCGGGCATTGGCGCCTTTCTCAGCGAGGAACTCCCGAGACTCAGGATGATAGGGACGGCCCTCATCGTCAGCATCGCCGGGGAACGGATGAGGGAGTACGCGGAACTGGCGGTAAGGCTAGGTCAGGAACGAGGCGTGGCCGCGCTGGAACTGAACCTCTCCTGCCCCAACGTGGAGAAAGGGTTGAACTTCTCTTCAGACGCCCGCATGCTGGCCCAGGTGGTGACCGCGGTCCGGCGGGAGACGACCCTACCGGTGATAGCCAAGCTATCACCCAACGTCGCCAGCATAGTGGAGATGGCAAGAACAGCGGCGGATGCCGGGGCGGACGCCGTGTCGGCGGTCAACACGTTTCAGGGAATGGCCGTAGATGTTCTCAAGAGGAGGCCCGTTTTCCACAACATTCACGGTGGGCTCTCTGGTCCCGCCATCAAGCCACTCGCCCTGAAGGCGGTCTGGGACATTTACCGGGGTACCTCCATCCCCATCATCGGAATGGGTGGCATCTCCACACCCGATGACGCACTGGAGTTCCTCCTGGCGGGGGCCAGCGCAGTGGCTATAGGCACTGCTAACTTCTTCAATCCACTGACCATGGCCCAGGTCATCGAGGGCATTCAAGACTACCTGGAAGAAGGGGGCTTTGCATCACTAGGTGACATCACCGGCCTGGCACATGATGACTTTGGAGGGGGAGGGGATACCCATAGGGTCCGTCATGAAGACAAGTGCCGGTGA